The genomic region GCGGCCATCGCGGTCGTCTGCGGCCTGTGCATGATCCTGAACGACAATCCGGTGCGCAGCGCGCTCTTTCTCGTGATGCTGCTGTTCAATGTCGCCATCCTGTATGTGACCTTGAATGCGGCGTTCATCGCGGCGGTGCAGGTTATCGTCTATGCGGGGGCTATTATGGTCCTCTTTATATTCGTGATTATGCTGCTCAATCTCGGCACGCCGGAACAGGTCATCGATCACTTGAAGCCGCAGAAGGTTCTGGGACCGATCGCGGGCGTCCTGCTGGTCGGCCTGCTCGCGAGCGC from Capsulimonas corticalis harbors:
- a CDS encoding NADH-quinone oxidoreductase subunit J, coding for MSGQLILFGLLAAIAVVCGLCMILNDNPVRSALFLVMLLFNVAILYVTLNAAFIAAVQVIVYAGAIMVLFIFVIMLLNLGTPEQVIDHLKPQKVLGPIAGVLLVGLLASAVVAVPIGHGGQPLSTGTIGPFEIGLALYSPTNYWLFPFEVVSILLLVAAIGAVMLAKRRI